From Thermogladius calderae 1633, a single genomic window includes:
- the pyrE gene encoding orotate phosphoribosyltransferase: MSWIAADLYRRGMVKLGLFKLTSGLESPFYIDLRRLYSYPELAVRVVERALSTVPFHGVEVVAGVETAGIPLAAFLACRTGLAMAYVRKNRKNHATGQAVEGDVANKRVMVVDDVVTTGGTLLRSIDYLREAGAAVVRALVVVDREQGARQLLTRHGVEFYALTTAREIFEALWREGLIAHEEYKRVVDYLDSFKLP; the protein is encoded by the coding sequence TTGTCGTGGATAGCCGCCGACCTGTACAGGCGCGGGATGGTCAAGCTAGGGCTGTTCAAGCTGACGTCGGGCCTCGAGAGCCCGTTCTACATCGACTTGAGGAGGCTGTACAGCTACCCCGAGCTCGCGGTGCGCGTTGTCGAGAGGGCTCTCTCTACGGTACCCTTCCACGGCGTCGAGGTCGTAGCCGGTGTAGAGACCGCCGGGATACCCCTCGCCGCGTTCCTCGCCTGCCGCACCGGCCTCGCGATGGCCTACGTTAGGAAGAACAGGAAGAACCACGCGACGGGCCAGGCCGTTGAGGGGGACGTCGCAAACAAGAGAGTCATGGTAGTGGACGACGTGGTCACGACAGGGGGGACGTTGCTGAGGTCTATAGACTACCTGAGAGAGGCCGGCGCCGCTGTGGTTAGGGCCCTCGTGGTCGTGGACAGGGAGCAGGGCGCGAGACAGCTCCTGACTAGACACGGAGTCGAGTTCTACGCCCTGACAACCGCTAGAGAAATATTCGAGGCGCTCTGGAGAGAGGGTCTCATCGCACACGAAGAATACAAGCGAGTAGTGGACTACCTAGACTCCTTCAAGCTACCCTAG
- the pyrF gene encoding orotidine-5'-phosphate decarboxylase — protein MLVVALDPPFSPVLGEDYLRIVREVDPYAQGFKVGLPLILRRGVDVLGEIREATRKPVIADLKLADIGDVMASALCVLAEQGVDAVIAHGFVGVEGSLDKLVEEAEKLGVEVIVVASMSHRGSEKYIDKHVTEIVEDSLRLGVHGLVLPATRPSLIRLARGLVGGSLRIYSPGVGHQGAQPGDALCAGADYEIVGRAITRSESPGQAARAVLERQLERVRACRG, from the coding sequence TTGCTGGTAGTAGCCCTAGATCCACCCTTCAGCCCAGTCCTTGGAGAAGACTACCTGAGAATAGTTAGAGAGGTCGACCCCTACGCGCAGGGCTTCAAGGTGGGTCTACCACTCATCCTGAGAAGGGGGGTCGACGTTCTCGGGGAGATCAGAGAGGCCACGAGGAAGCCCGTCATAGCTGACTTGAAGCTGGCCGATATAGGGGACGTGATGGCCAGCGCCCTGTGCGTCCTCGCCGAGCAGGGCGTCGACGCTGTCATAGCACACGGCTTCGTCGGCGTGGAGGGCTCGCTGGACAAGCTCGTGGAGGAGGCGGAGAAGCTGGGCGTCGAGGTGATAGTAGTGGCCTCCATGAGCCACAGGGGGTCCGAGAAGTACATCGACAAGCACGTGACCGAGATAGTCGAGGACTCCCTGAGGCTCGGTGTCCACGGCCTCGTCCTGCCGGCTACGCGGCCTAGTCTCATCAGGCTCGCCCGCGGGCTCGTCGGCGGGTCGCTGAGGATCTACTCACCGGGCGTCGGGCACCAGGGCGCCCAGCCCGGCGACGCCCTCTGCGCCGGGGCCGACTACGAGATCGTGGGGCGGGCTATAACCCGGAGCGAGAGCCCCGGGCAGGCGGCGAGGGCGGTCCTCGAGAGGCAGCTCGAGAGGGTGAGAGCTTGTCGTGGATAG
- a CDS encoding (2Fe-2S)-binding protein, with the protein MRVSFKLNGKPVEVDVAPNELLINVLRDKLKLTGTKYGCGIGECGACTVLVDGKPVLSCLTLAVDVNGREVVTVEGVSEDGNPTPVQRALVEEGAIQCGYCTPGFVMVGEYLRSKKRAYSEEEIRSLIRGNLCRCTGYVNIVKALAKALGGG; encoded by the coding sequence TTGAGGGTCAGCTTCAAGCTCAACGGGAAGCCGGTGGAAGTCGACGTAGCGCCCAACGAGCTGTTGATCAACGTGTTGAGGGACAAGCTGAAGCTGACGGGCACGAAGTACGGTTGCGGGATAGGCGAGTGCGGTGCCTGTACAGTCCTCGTCGACGGGAAGCCCGTCCTCTCGTGCCTCACGCTCGCCGTCGACGTGAACGGGAGAGAGGTCGTCACCGTCGAGGGAGTGTCCGAGGACGGGAACCCGACCCCGGTACAGAGGGCGCTCGTGGAGGAGGGGGCTATACAGTGCGGCTACTGCACACCGGGGTTCGTCATGGTGGGGGAGTACCTCAGGAGTAAGAAGAGGGCTTACAGCGAGGAGGAGATAAGGAGCCTGATACGCGGCAACCTCTGCCGTTGCACCGGCTACGTGAACATAGTGAAGGCCCTCGCCAAGGCCCTGGGAGGAGGGTAG
- the pyrB gene encoding aspartate carbamoyltransferase produces the protein MYKGMDVVSALQFSRSDVELLIQVAEDLRRAVERGERLDIARGRVMFTAFFEPSTRTRLSFQFAMVKLGGSVVDLGPEEVSSMAKGETPEDTLRTVDSYGPDLVVVRHREPGFAKKAAEICKAPVINAGDGYNEHPTQALLDVYTIWRVFGRVDGVKVGMMGDLRYGRTISSLSYTLSNFRDVEIYFISPKELSPREEVLKVLDQRRVKYELYEKPDDVMEKLDVLYVTRLQKERMKPEDYERLKGSYIITYDYLKKFSRIPIILHPLPRVWELTTDVDVLPQAMYFEQAKNGLYTRMALIKLILGL, from the coding sequence TTGTACAAGGGCATGGACGTAGTGTCGGCCCTCCAGTTCTCTAGGAGCGACGTCGAGCTACTGATACAGGTCGCCGAGGACCTCCGTAGAGCAGTGGAGAGGGGTGAGAGGCTCGACATCGCTAGGGGCAGGGTGATGTTCACAGCGTTCTTCGAGCCGAGCACGAGGACTAGGCTCAGCTTCCAGTTCGCAATGGTCAAGCTGGGCGGCTCCGTCGTGGACCTCGGGCCGGAGGAGGTCAGTAGCATGGCGAAGGGGGAGACGCCCGAGGACACTTTGAGGACCGTCGACAGCTACGGGCCGGACCTAGTAGTCGTCAGGCACAGGGAGCCGGGGTTCGCGAAGAAGGCCGCGGAGATATGCAAGGCTCCCGTGATCAACGCGGGCGACGGGTACAACGAGCACCCCACCCAGGCCCTGCTGGACGTCTACACTATATGGAGGGTCTTCGGCAGGGTGGACGGGGTAAAAGTGGGCATGATGGGCGACCTGAGGTACGGGAGGACCATCTCCAGCCTCTCCTACACGCTCTCCAACTTCAGGGACGTCGAGATCTACTTCATCTCACCCAAGGAGCTCTCGCCCAGAGAGGAGGTCTTGAAGGTGCTCGACCAGCGGAGGGTGAAGTACGAGCTCTACGAGAAGCCCGACGACGTGATGGAGAAGCTGGACGTCCTCTACGTCACGAGGCTGCAGAAGGAGAGGATGAAGCCCGAGGACTACGAGAGGCTCAAGGGGAGCTACATCATCACCTACGACTACCTGAAGAAGTTCAGCAGGATCCCAATAATCCTCCACCCGCTACCCAGGGTGTGGGAGCTCACCACAGACGTCGACGTCCTACCCCAAGCAATGTACTTCGAGCAGGCGAAGAACGGGCTGTACACCAGGATGGCCCTGATAAAACTGATCTTAGGCCTGTAG
- a CDS encoding FAD binding domain-containing protein codes for MRPSAINYMNTHILPSFEYYEPKSLGEALELLDRLGGDAKVLAGGTDLLVKMKTGALRPKYIVNIKRIPGLRYIRLEEGVLRIGALTTWHDLEEDPAVERFPALADAVRQMGGLQIRVMGTIAGNLCNASPAADAAPPLLVYDAEVVLASVKGVRTVKLEEFFVGPGKTVMQPNELLVEVRVPVRGGSSAFVKLSRTSMDLAIASAAVYAEFEGDVVREARVALGSVAPTPMRARKTEAVLRGRRVGEELLELLGVVSEEVNPITDVRATAWYRREVSRVLVYDALMKAFERSRGGMA; via the coding sequence TTGAGGCCCTCGGCCATAAACTACATGAACACGCACATACTGCCCAGCTTCGAGTACTACGAGCCAAAGAGCCTCGGCGAGGCCCTGGAGCTGCTGGACAGGCTAGGCGGCGACGCCAAGGTGCTCGCGGGTGGCACGGACCTCCTCGTGAAGATGAAGACGGGGGCCCTGCGCCCGAAGTACATAGTCAATATAAAGAGGATACCCGGCCTCCGCTACATAAGGCTGGAGGAGGGCGTCCTCAGGATCGGGGCCTTGACGACCTGGCACGACCTCGAGGAAGACCCGGCCGTGGAGAGATTCCCCGCTCTCGCCGACGCTGTCAGGCAGATGGGCGGGCTGCAGATAAGGGTCATGGGCACGATAGCGGGCAACCTCTGCAACGCCTCCCCCGCCGCGGACGCCGCTCCTCCCCTCCTGGTCTACGACGCCGAGGTGGTCCTGGCGAGCGTGAAGGGGGTGAGGACTGTCAAGCTCGAGGAGTTCTTCGTGGGCCCTGGCAAGACAGTAATGCAGCCGAACGAGCTCCTCGTGGAGGTCAGGGTCCCCGTGAGAGGCGGGTCCTCGGCCTTCGTCAAGCTCTCCAGGACTAGCATGGACCTGGCGATAGCAAGCGCGGCGGTCTACGCGGAGTTCGAGGGGGACGTGGTCAGGGAGGCCAGGGTAGCCCTGGGCTCTGTAGCCCCGACCCCCATGAGGGCCAGGAAGACCGAGGCCGTACTCAGGGGGCGGAGAGTTGGGGAGGAGTTACTCGAGTTGCTGGGGGTGGTCAGCGAGGAGGTCAACCCTATAACGGACGTGAGGGCTACGGCGTGGTACAGGAGGGAGGTGTCGAGGGTTCTAGTCTACGACGCTCTAATGAAGGCGTTCGAGAGGAGTAGGGGTGGGATGGCTTGA
- a CDS encoding sodium:solute symporter family transporter → MEEKILASWIGIALYTVLVTYVGVKYYAKIKSISDFVVAGRSLGFWVTWGTILATWFCSGTSLGGAQMTYLYGMRGVVMDPIASALAVILFGLFFAAKLRRLKYITVADFFRYRYGPEMEIASALVQILGYIGWLGGLLLAYSVVFQILLGWEREPGLYLATLITIFYTTLGGMFAVALLDFIRVFIFWVAMWIGLYFAFAYLGGVDVLVSKLSPDDFSILPGRGYEYLGYVGLFGLLYYIASWINQPLGSISCQDLVQRGLSAKDEKTSSRAAIAAGVSYWIIGLTGGALYGLIAKVLFPALDQPEMAMPMVVMYTAPTWAFALFVVGLLATIMSSADSAALIPPSMFARNILPYIKSVSEEKAVQIMRIIVVVGTLGALWIALYLPHIYFLTQMAWYMMMFVQTIPFIMGIYWKKANRIGAITQAVFNVAMWIVLGSYFYGQTGDVWAAFYMPGPIIMPLGLVVFVVTSLLTQHISPPKELVELPA, encoded by the coding sequence ATGGAGGAGAAAATACTTGCCTCGTGGATTGGGATAGCGCTATACACGGTCCTGGTAACGTATGTGGGCGTGAAGTACTATGCTAAGATCAAGAGCATAAGCGACTTCGTGGTAGCGGGGAGGTCGCTTGGGTTCTGGGTTACGTGGGGCACTATTCTCGCAACGTGGTTCTGCTCGGGGACCTCTCTGGGAGGTGCTCAGATGACGTACCTGTACGGTATGAGAGGAGTTGTAATGGACCCCATAGCCTCAGCGCTCGCAGTCATACTTTTTGGTCTCTTCTTCGCAGCTAAGTTAAGAAGGTTGAAGTACATCACGGTGGCCGACTTCTTCAGGTACAGGTATGGGCCTGAAATGGAAATAGCTTCGGCATTAGTCCAGATACTTGGGTACATTGGATGGCTGGGAGGGCTACTACTAGCGTACAGCGTTGTCTTCCAAATACTACTAGGCTGGGAGAGAGAGCCAGGGTTGTACTTAGCCACACTCATAACAATATTCTACACAACGCTAGGCGGCATGTTCGCGGTAGCCCTACTAGACTTCATTAGAGTATTCATTTTCTGGGTAGCCATGTGGATCGGGCTCTACTTCGCCTTCGCGTACCTGGGAGGGGTAGACGTGCTGGTTAGCAAGCTCTCGCCAGACGACTTCAGCATACTTCCCGGCAGAGGCTACGAGTACCTGGGTTACGTGGGCTTATTCGGGCTCTTATACTACATTGCTTCGTGGATTAACCAGCCGCTCGGCTCGATATCATGCCAAGACCTTGTCCAAAGAGGGCTCTCAGCCAAGGACGAGAAGACATCTTCGAGGGCCGCAATCGCGGCTGGGGTCAGCTACTGGATCATAGGTTTAACGGGCGGAGCCCTGTACGGGCTCATAGCCAAGGTGTTGTTCCCGGCACTCGATCAGCCCGAGATGGCCATGCCAATGGTTGTAATGTACACGGCTCCAACGTGGGCTTTCGCGCTATTTGTGGTAGGCTTACTGGCTACGATAATGAGCTCGGCCGACTCGGCGGCTCTAATACCACCCTCCATGTTCGCGAGAAACATCCTGCCCTACATAAAATCGGTGAGCGAGGAGAAAGCAGTCCAGATAATGAGAATCATAGTAGTAGTAGGGACTCTGGGAGCTCTGTGGATAGCTCTGTACCTGCCACACATATACTTCCTCACTCAAATGGCTTGGTACATGATGATGTTTGTTCAGACAATACCTTTCATTATGGGGATATACTGGAAGAAGGCCAACAGGATAGGCGCTATAACTCAAGCTGTTTTCAACGTAGCGATGTGGATAGTCCTCGGATCGTACTTCTACGGGCAGACAGGCGACGTGTGGGCAGCATTCTACATGCCAGGACCCATAATAATGCCGCTTGGACTAGTAGTATTTGTAGTGACATCACTACTAACACAGCACATATCACCACCTAAAGAACTAGTTGAACTGCCAGCTTAG
- the hisD gene encoding histidinol dehydrogenase, whose amino-acid sequence MAIRIVKLREADPGLLTRIKLRSRLDITGIRAGVEEIIKSVKERGDMAILEFYERFYGKRVLESLRVSENEFKKAWSAVSERFVKAVEYAAKNIRRFHEEQKPKDSWFIEVERGVYIGQVTRPIESVGVYVPGGKAFYPSTALMTVIPAQVAGVSEIVVTTPPAPDGSVDPHILVALDYLGVREVFKVGGAHAVAALAFGTESVPRVEKIVGPGGLWFTAAKQIIKEYADVDIDFLAGPSEILVIADETADPEYVARDLISQLEHDEAAAAVLVTPSLSLAERVKDVVETLVEKIPRSDIVKKALEAYSAIVVTDSLDEAIEFANDYAPEHLEVHVSDSLLFQVLSRIKNAGSVFLGKYSPVPLGDYVVGTNHVLPTGGWAKKRGSLGVLDFMKVIDVTYVADPSSLEKLASHLKELSLVEGLPNHYEAVRTRVGKV is encoded by the coding sequence GTGGCTATAAGAATTGTGAAGTTGAGAGAAGCAGACCCGGGCCTCCTTACAAGGATCAAGCTCAGGTCTAGGCTTGACATCACCGGGATCAGGGCAGGTGTCGAGGAGATTATAAAGAGCGTTAAGGAGAGGGGCGATATGGCTATACTCGAGTTCTACGAGAGGTTTTACGGTAAGAGAGTCCTTGAATCTCTGAGAGTTAGCGAAAACGAGTTTAAAAAAGCCTGGAGCGCCGTGTCCGAAAGGTTCGTTAAAGCCGTGGAGTACGCTGCCAAGAACATAAGGAGGTTTCACGAAGAGCAAAAGCCCAAGGACTCGTGGTTCATTGAAGTCGAGAGAGGTGTTTACATAGGCCAGGTTACTCGACCTATAGAGAGCGTGGGTGTTTACGTGCCGGGTGGCAAGGCGTTCTACCCTTCAACAGCTCTCATGACAGTCATACCGGCTCAAGTCGCGGGCGTCAGTGAGATTGTTGTTACAACTCCTCCAGCCCCCGATGGGAGCGTGGACCCTCATATACTCGTTGCCTTAGATTACCTCGGCGTGAGAGAGGTATTCAAGGTTGGAGGAGCTCACGCCGTTGCTGCCTTGGCTTTTGGAACGGAGTCTGTCCCGAGAGTCGAGAAGATTGTTGGACCCGGGGGCTTGTGGTTTACTGCCGCTAAGCAGATTATAAAGGAGTACGCCGATGTCGACATAGACTTTCTCGCCGGTCCTTCGGAAATCCTCGTAATTGCCGACGAAACTGCCGATCCCGAGTACGTTGCCAGAGACCTGATTTCGCAGCTAGAACACGACGAGGCGGCGGCAGCGGTTTTAGTGACGCCCAGTCTCAGCTTAGCAGAAAGGGTTAAGGATGTTGTTGAGACCTTGGTCGAGAAAATACCGAGGAGCGACATTGTGAAGAAGGCTCTCGAAGCGTATAGCGCCATAGTGGTCACGGACAGTCTCGATGAAGCGATAGAGTTTGCAAACGACTACGCCCCCGAACACCTAGAGGTACACGTCTCGGACAGTCTACTATTCCAAGTACTATCGAGAATAAAGAATGCGGGGTCCGTATTCTTAGGCAAGTACAGTCCTGTCCCCTTAGGAGACTACGTTGTAGGGACAAACCACGTACTACCCACTGGGGGCTGGGCAAAGAAAAGAGGATCGCTGGGAGTACTCGACTTCATGAAAGTAATCGACGTAACATATGTCGCAGACCCTTCCTCGCTGGAAAAGCTAGCGAGCCACCTCAAAGAGCTGTCTCTCGTAGAGGGGCTACCAAACCACTACGAGGCGGTCAGGACGAGAGTCGGTAAGGTGTAG